The genomic interval CGGATGCGCGTAATCGTATCCGAAGCCGACCCCGAGACGGTAGTTTACGGAGAGCACGATGAAACCGTGATTTGCGAGATACTGGTTTACGGCATAGCCGTTCGAGTAGTAATCGATGTAGTGCCAGGTCGTGAGCATTTGACGCGGTGGGCCGCCGTGGACGTAGACGAGGGCGGGTTTCTTTGCGGGGCCGCCCGCGCTCTCGAAGAGCTGACCGTGCGTCATCTGTCCGTCGGCGGCGCGGAACGTCACGCTCTTGGGCACGATGAGCCGTGATTGCGGAAAATCGGCGGGTAAGAGATTCCGGTCGAGCGCGCGGATCGTTCCGCCGGCGAGCGGCAGAACCGAAACGAGGGGAGGCTGCTTGGAGCCGGCTTGCACGAACGCGAGCGCATTGCCGTTTGCCGCCGGGCTCCATTCACTGCGCGTTCCTGCGGTGATCTCGCGCGTGCGTCCCGTGGCGATATCGACGCTGAAGATGTGCCGGCGATCGAAATCTCCCGTAGTGCGGCCGTGATTCGCCGTGTAAAACATGGTGTGGCCGTCGTGAGAGAGTGCCGTGTCTTCGACCATGAACGCACCGGGCGTCAGCAGCCGCGCCGGGCCGCCGCCCGGCGATAGCGCATAGAGATGCGGCCAGTTGTCGGCCGACGACAGGAACGTTAGGGCGTTGCCGGCCGTCCATCGCAGCGACGGGTCGAAATCGTCGGGAAACGATGCGCGCAGCGTGTTCGCGCTCGCCCAAATCCGGTGCGCCGTGCCGGTCGCCGCATCGGCGACCCAGATCGCCCACGGCGTCTTGGCAAACGCGAAATCCGTGGCCGGCGGCCCGCCGATTCCCGGCGTGCGGATGTACGCGATCTTCGCGCCGTCCGGCGACCAGCGCGGTTCGAGGTCTTGCGACGTGGACGGCGAGAGGAAACGCAAGGGAGTCGCTTGGCCGCGATAGACGCCGATGAAGCTGTGATCGGTGCGCATGGAGACGAACGCCAGCGCCGAGCCGTCCGGCGACCACTGCAGATCCGAATCCTGTCCTTCGTCGAAGAACAGACGCGCGGCCTTACCGGGTTCGTCGATCGGCGCCGACCACACGGATTGATTTTGCGCGACGAATGCGACGCGCTTGCTGTCGGGCGAAATCGCCGGAGTATCGCCGTCGCCGAGCGCGAGGGCCTTGCCGGGATCTTGCACCGGAACCGCCCAGACTTGCATGTGCGGAGCCACCGGGTTACGCGCCGGATCGGGCGGAAATAGCGCGGGCCAGTTGGAGTCGTGGTCGCCGCC from Candidatus Dormiibacterota bacterium carries:
- a CDS encoding prolyl oligopeptidase family serine peptidase — its product is MQVRFNALSKVVIAAIAAVLFSCATTVCQAQPSPKFSLESVLGYPFPLHLVAGADGRMVAWVIDQRGVRNVYVAAAPDYAPHAITHYTADDGQEITNLSISRDGAYVVYVRGGDHDSNWPALFPPDPARNPVAPHMQVWAVPVQDPGKALALGDGDTPAISPDSKRVAFVAQNQSVWSAPIDEPGKAARLFFDEGQDSDLQWSPDGSALAFVSMRTDHSFIGVYRGQATPLRFLSPSTSQDLEPRWSPDGAKIAYIRTPGIGGPPATDFAFAKTPWAIWVADAATGTAHRIWASANTLRASFPDDFDPSLRWTAGNALTFLSSADNWPHLYALSPGGGPARLLTPGAFMVEDTALSHDGHTMFYTANHGRTTGDFDRRHIFSVDIATGRTREITAGTRSEWSPAANGNALAFVQAGSKQPPLVSVLPLAGGTIRALDRNLLPADFPQSRLIVPKSVTFRAADGQMTHGQLFESAGGPAKKPALVYVHGGPPRQMLTTWHYIDYYSNGYAVNQYLANHGFIVLSVNYRLGVGFGYDYAHPANWGPTGASEYNDVLGGNAFLRRMPSVDAKRIGIWGGSYGGYLTALALARNSNLFCTGVDWHGVHDWSTTEFLPNPPVRYQMPDMKKERRIAWLSSPDASIAKWRSPVLLVQGDDDHNVHFHQTVDLARRLQLAGVPYSELVIPNEIHGFLRYATYFKADTATVDYLTRHLTAGDCR